A genomic window from Brevibacillus agri includes:
- a CDS encoding ABC transporter ATP-binding protein codes for MLKLLRFLRPYRYMVAMTMFFMLLQSLANLYLPNLMSHIVNEGIVKEDTAYIWRTGGWMLLVSAVAAALSVAASYLASRSASGFGMRLRSSVFSHVERFSLQEFDKHGTASLITRTTNDITQVQQVLNMMLRMLVMAPMMCFGGIIMALSKDAELSLVIIVAIPILALAIFLIGSKGIPYFKAMQGKIDRLNLVLRESLTGIRVVRAFNRTEHERERFDRANEDLTATAIKANQIMAGMMPVMMLMMNVTSIAIIWFGGLRISAGHMQVGDLMAFLQYAMQILFSLMMASMMFSMVPRASASAVRIHEVLATEPIIVDREKPDPSGAGKGGQVAFEQVTFRYPGAEKPALSELSFTARPGQVTAIIGGTGAGKTTLVSLIPRFYDVESGSVRVGGVDVREWSQSELRSRIGFIPQKALLFTGTIADNIRYGKEEATDEEVRHAVSVAQAAEFIASMPDGLDTVLAQGGQNLSGGQKQRLSIARALVRKPEVYIFDDSFSALDFKTDAKLRAALKQETGDATVIIVAQRVNTVMDADQIIVLEEGKVAGIGTHRELLATCSVYQEIVKSQLTEEEIA; via the coding sequence TTGCTGAAATTATTGCGTTTTTTGCGGCCATACCGTTATATGGTCGCCATGACGATGTTTTTTATGTTGCTGCAATCGCTGGCGAATTTATATTTGCCAAACCTGATGTCCCATATCGTCAACGAAGGGATCGTCAAGGAAGACACGGCCTATATCTGGAGAACCGGAGGCTGGATGCTGCTAGTATCCGCCGTCGCGGCCGCTTTGTCCGTCGCGGCGAGCTATTTGGCTTCCCGCTCTGCTTCCGGCTTTGGCATGCGGCTGCGCAGCAGCGTGTTTAGCCACGTCGAACGTTTTTCGTTGCAGGAGTTCGACAAGCACGGGACGGCCTCGCTCATTACCCGGACGACCAATGACATTACGCAAGTCCAGCAAGTGCTGAACATGATGCTGCGGATGCTGGTGATGGCACCAATGATGTGTTTTGGCGGAATCATCATGGCGCTGTCGAAGGACGCGGAGCTGTCTCTCGTCATCATCGTGGCGATTCCGATTTTGGCATTGGCGATTTTTTTGATCGGTTCAAAAGGGATTCCGTACTTCAAAGCAATGCAGGGCAAAATCGACAGGCTGAATCTCGTGCTGCGCGAGTCGTTGACCGGAATCCGCGTCGTGCGGGCGTTCAACCGGACGGAGCACGAGCGGGAGCGGTTCGACCGTGCCAATGAAGATTTGACGGCGACGGCGATCAAAGCCAACCAGATCATGGCGGGGATGATGCCTGTCATGATGCTGATGATGAACGTCACGTCGATTGCCATCATCTGGTTCGGCGGCTTGCGGATCAGCGCCGGGCACATGCAGGTAGGCGACCTGATGGCGTTTTTGCAGTATGCGATGCAAATTTTGTTTTCGCTGATGATGGCGTCGATGATGTTTAGCATGGTGCCGAGAGCTTCGGCTTCGGCGGTGCGCATTCACGAGGTGCTCGCGACAGAGCCGATCATTGTCGACAGGGAAAAGCCAGACCCATCTGGCGCGGGAAAAGGCGGGCAAGTCGCTTTCGAGCAGGTGACGTTCCGCTATCCTGGCGCAGAGAAGCCTGCACTGTCTGAGCTTTCTTTTACCGCCAGGCCCGGCCAGGTGACGGCGATCATCGGGGGAACAGGCGCAGGAAAAACAACGCTGGTCAGCCTGATCCCGCGCTTCTATGACGTCGAGAGCGGCAGCGTCCGCGTCGGTGGCGTCGATGTGCGCGAGTGGTCGCAAAGCGAGCTGCGCTCCCGCATTGGCTTTATCCCGCAAAAAGCGCTGCTGTTTACGGGGACGATCGCAGACAACATCCGCTACGGAAAAGAGGAGGCGACAGACGAGGAAGTCCGCCATGCCGTAAGCGTGGCGCAGGCAGCCGAGTTTATCGCGAGCATGCCGGACGGGCTGGATACCGTCCTCGCCCAAGGCGGGCAGAACCTGTCAGGCGGGCAAAAGCAGCGCCTCTCCATCGCCCGTGCGCTCGTCCGCAAGCCGGAGGTGTACATTTTTGACGACAGCTTTTCCGCCCTCGACTTCAAGACAGATGCGAAGCTGCGGGCTGCCTTGAAGCAGGAGACAGGGGATGCGACGGTCATCATCGTCGCGCAGCGGGTCAATACCGTGATGGACGCCGACCAGATTATCGTGTTGGAGGAAGGCAAAGTGGCGGGAATCGGTACACACCGCGAGTTGCTCGCCACCTGTAGCGTGTACCAGGAGATCGTCAAATCCCAGCTAACGGAGGAGGAAATCGCATGA
- a CDS encoding TetR/AcrR family transcriptional regulator has protein sequence MPRSKEQNEEIRAQRKEAIMQGALAVYVEKGYAAADIKDVAERAGVARGLVYYYYKDKRSLFRDLFVHMFQLSNKHTRHHFSQEGTATELCRQFAHVMFHNLFESSVHVMFFFRMRHDLRELFTGDELKTLLWRDNNLQVLVETLRRGMETGDIRRMEPELLAEQYWGAMMHAMGFLQRKKRSLLAEGHDMEQVKQLLSPDIEAATESCVAMVRA, from the coding sequence GTGCCTCGCTCAAAGGAGCAGAATGAAGAAATTCGCGCCCAGCGCAAAGAAGCGATCATGCAGGGCGCTCTTGCTGTTTACGTGGAAAAAGGATACGCAGCCGCAGATATCAAGGATGTGGCGGAGCGTGCCGGCGTGGCCAGAGGATTGGTGTATTACTACTACAAAGACAAGCGCTCGTTGTTTCGCGATTTGTTTGTGCATATGTTCCAGCTCTCCAACAAGCACACCCGCCATCATTTTTCCCAGGAGGGGACGGCTACAGAGCTGTGCCGGCAATTCGCGCACGTCATGTTCCACAATTTGTTTGAAAGCTCCGTGCACGTCATGTTCTTTTTCCGCATGCGCCACGACCTGCGCGAGCTGTTCACAGGGGACGAGTTGAAGACGCTGTTGTGGCGCGACAACAATTTGCAGGTACTGGTGGAGACGTTGCGCCGCGGAATGGAGACAGGCGATATTCGCCGGATGGAGCCGGAGCTGCTCGCAGAACAATATTGGGGAGCCATGATGCACGCCATGGGTTTTTTGCAGCGGAAAAAGAGAAGCTTGCTCGCAGAAGGACACGACATGGAGCAGGTCAAGCAGTTGCTCTCGCCGGACATCGAAGCGGCGACGGAATCGTGCGTCGCGATGGTGCGGGCGTGA
- a CDS encoding DUF3892 domain-containing protein, whose protein sequence is MSEKSFEQIYADYKAAGEQQALQESAGAKRVLSPDSDKERIVAVRKNDDGDLIAFKTSSGRELDYVTALQEAKAGQLAHVDVFHKYGRDILRSEPDGIKENNLDQLPIF, encoded by the coding sequence ATGAGCGAGAAAAGCTTTGAGCAAATTTACGCCGACTACAAAGCGGCAGGCGAGCAGCAAGCGTTGCAGGAAAGCGCAGGAGCGAAAAGAGTCCTATCGCCTGATTCAGACAAAGAGCGGATCGTCGCCGTGCGCAAAAACGATGACGGAGACTTGATCGCATTCAAAACAAGCAGCGGACGTGAGCTGGACTACGTCACCGCCTTGCAGGAAGCAAAAGCGGGACAACTTGCGCACGTAGACGTGTTTCACAAATACGGACGGGATATTTTGCGCAGCGAGCCGGACGGCATCAAAGAAAACAATCTGGACCAGTTGCCCATTTTTTGA